A single Pseudodesulfovibrio aespoeensis Aspo-2 DNA region contains:
- a CDS encoding methyl-accepting chemotaxis protein, with product MLRKVSINVRMIILICAIVLFTIGFALTALNGVSRVKAVGVERSAAAMLEGERRKLQVGTHSMAMSVSEAIQGVTDIEERKTLIRKLVAPIRFEDDESGYYFVYEKTINVALPTNTKLQDTDLSGLKDKNGVALVVELDKVARAGGGFVTYVWPKPNKGEQPKLSYAEMIPGTQMWIGTGVYLDNVDEERAAIANDIDTLVNTYVLGVGGGAFAVFLLLVLPLCLLIARSIIRPLNEAVALADLVAGGDLTQEISTEYHDEPGRLAASLSAMIHRLHEIVGQAKGGADRVASGSSEVTLSAQSVSDGANRQAASVEEVSSAMEEMISQIGRNTDNARQTEKMATQTALDAQKGGETVMEAVDSIKHIAEKISIIGEIARQTNLLALNAAIEAARAGEAGKGFAVVASEVRKLAERSGSAAAEIGELSSVTLVKADEAGTMLARMVPDIRKTADLVQEISMASIEQNAGAQEINKAIQELDTVIQQNAASAEELAATAQEFTEHASQLQQGMEFFTLSEDRSGRSQGARTQARVVRQPEARPKPVARQLAPATSRRAPVQALARPESKPAAKAESKPAAKPAAKPAAKADSKPEGKPAAKPDPNPGGGGIDLDMDDDFEKF from the coding sequence ATGCTCAGGAAAGTGTCCATCAACGTCCGCATGATTATTCTCATCTGCGCCATCGTCCTCTTCACCATCGGCTTTGCCCTGACCGCGCTGAACGGCGTGTCCAGGGTTAAGGCGGTGGGCGTTGAGCGGTCGGCGGCGGCCATGCTCGAAGGCGAGCGGCGCAAGCTCCAGGTGGGCACCCATTCCATGGCTATGTCCGTGTCCGAGGCCATACAGGGTGTGACCGATATCGAGGAGCGCAAGACGCTCATCCGCAAGCTGGTGGCCCCGATCCGCTTCGAGGACGACGAGTCCGGGTATTACTTCGTCTACGAGAAGACCATCAACGTCGCCCTGCCCACCAACACCAAGCTGCAGGACACCGACCTCTCCGGCCTGAAGGACAAGAACGGCGTGGCCCTGGTGGTGGAGCTGGACAAGGTGGCGCGCGCGGGCGGCGGGTTCGTCACCTATGTCTGGCCCAAGCCGAACAAGGGCGAGCAGCCCAAGCTCTCCTATGCCGAGATGATTCCCGGCACGCAGATGTGGATCGGCACCGGCGTGTACCTCGATAACGTGGACGAGGAGCGGGCCGCCATTGCCAATGACATCGACACGCTGGTCAACACCTATGTCCTCGGAGTCGGCGGCGGCGCATTCGCCGTCTTCCTGCTCCTGGTCCTGCCCCTGTGCCTGCTCATCGCCCGGTCCATCATCCGGCCCCTCAACGAGGCCGTGGCGCTGGCCGATCTGGTTGCCGGAGGCGACCTGACGCAGGAGATTTCCACCGAATACCATGACGAGCCGGGTCGTCTCGCCGCTTCGCTCTCGGCCATGATCCACCGCTTGCACGAGATCGTGGGCCAGGCCAAGGGGGGCGCGGACCGCGTGGCTTCGGGCAGTTCCGAGGTGACCCTGTCGGCCCAGTCCGTGTCCGACGGCGCCAACCGTCAGGCCGCCTCTGTGGAGGAGGTCTCCTCGGCCATGGAGGAGATGATCTCCCAGATTGGCCGCAACACCGACAACGCGCGCCAGACCGAGAAGATGGCCACCCAGACCGCCCTTGACGCCCAAAAGGGCGGCGAGACGGTCATGGAGGCCGTGGACTCCATCAAGCACATTGCCGAAAAAATCTCCATTATCGGCGAGATAGCGCGCCAGACCAACCTGCTGGCGCTCAACGCGGCCATCGAGGCGGCCCGCGCGGGCGAGGCGGGCAAGGGCTTTGCCGTGGTGGCGAGCGAGGTGCGCAAGCTGGCCGAGCGCAGCGGCTCCGCCGCCGCCGAGATCGGCGAGCTGTCCTCAGTCACCCTGGTCAAGGCCGACGAGGCGGGCACCATGCTGGCCCGAATGGTGCCCGACATCCGCAAGACCGCCGACCTGGTGCAGGAAATCTCCATGGCCAGCATCGAGCAGAACGCCGGAGCCCAGGAAATCAACAAGGCGATCCAGGAACTCGATACGGTCATCCAGCAGAACGCGGCCTCTGCCGAGGAACTGGCCGCCACGGCCCAGGAATTCACCGAGCACGCCTCGCAGTTGCAGCAGGGCATGGAGTTCTTCACCCTGTCCGAGGACCGCTCGGGCCGATCCCAGGGCGCGCGCACCCAGGCGCGTGTGGTCCGGCAGCCCGAGGCGCGGCCAAAGCCTGTTGCCCGTCAACTGGCACCAGCCACGTCCCGGCGTGCCCCTGTCCAAGCCCTGGCCCGGCCAGAATCCAAGCCAGCGGCCAAGGCGGAATCCAAGCCCGCCGCCAAGCCCGCCGCCAAGCCCGCCGCCAAGGCTGACTCCAAGCCAGAAGGCAAGCCCGCTGCCAAGCCAGACCCCAATCCCGGAGGTGGAGGCATCGACCTGGACATGGACGACGACTTCGAGAAGTTCTGA
- a CDS encoding YceI family protein, whose protein sequence is MDAQFVERLEVGEVVEFIEKGDGVLIDTLPPEHFAARHIPGAVNACVYEMVFCEMAAALVPTMGTPVVLYGAGADSLDCLAAADKLARLGYTDVAVFHGGLEEWLAAGRSLEGSAPDALEPPHPVLVLEPRPYRLIPDESLLRWAGRNTGSTHHGTLRFASGGLDATGADPGAGPIGSDELSAWFVIDMTSISNTDLLGQDLHPVLEKHLHSDDFFFTVMFPEASFITTAIRLVESAQATRPNAMIQGNLSLRGMTSEIAFPAHIRNLDAERLSIVANLDFDRTQWGVIYGSSRFFRHLSYHLVFDFISVEFRLLLE, encoded by the coding sequence ATGGATGCGCAGTTCGTGGAGCGGCTTGAGGTCGGCGAGGTGGTCGAATTCATCGAAAAGGGCGATGGCGTGCTCATTGACACGCTGCCGCCGGAACACTTTGCGGCGCGGCACATTCCGGGCGCGGTCAACGCCTGCGTCTACGAGATGGTCTTTTGCGAGATGGCGGCTGCCCTGGTGCCGACCATGGGCACGCCCGTGGTTCTCTACGGGGCTGGTGCCGATTCCCTCGACTGTCTGGCCGCGGCGGACAAGCTGGCCCGACTCGGGTATACGGACGTGGCCGTGTTCCACGGCGGTTTGGAGGAGTGGCTGGCAGCCGGGCGATCCCTGGAGGGGTCGGCCCCGGACGCCCTGGAGCCGCCGCATCCGGTCCTTGTTCTTGAACCCCGGCCCTACCGCCTGATTCCGGACGAATCCCTGCTCCGGTGGGCCGGGCGCAACACCGGCAGCACGCACCACGGTACGCTCCGCTTCGCCTCGGGCGGGCTGGACGCGACCGGCGCGGACCCTGGCGCTGGTCCGATTGGATCGGACGAATTGTCCGCGTGGTTCGTTATCGACATGACCAGCATCAGCAATACGGACCTCCTGGGCCAGGATCTGCACCCGGTGCTGGAAAAACACCTGCATTCAGACGATTTCTTCTTCACCGTCATGTTCCCTGAGGCGTCCTTCATAACCACGGCCATCCGGCTGGTCGAGAGTGCCCAGGCCACCCGGCCAAACGCCATGATCCAGGGCAATCTGTCCCTGCGCGGCATGACCAGCGAGATCGCCTTTCCGGCCCACATCCGCAATCTCGACGCCGAACGGCTGTCCATCGTCGCCAACCTCGACTTCGACCGCACCCAGTGGGGCGTGATCTACGGGTCGTCGAGGTTTTTCCGGCACCTCAGCTATCATCTGGTTTTTGATTTCATCTCCGTGGAGTTCCGGCTGTTGCTGGAATAG
- a CDS encoding FmdE family protein: protein MPCHIPADQIARAIEFHGHECPGLHIGIRAAELALRDLGHTRDIDLVAVCETDMCGVDAIQVLTGCTYGKGNLIHRDLGKMAFAFYDRGRGTGLRALLDTGARGGMDDEMGELMAKSHTGAATDADKARLAELRTLLQERFMVLPLEEMFHITPLTLSAPRPARILTSHACEQCGEMTMESRTRRLGGQTLCIPCFAAQDQKI, encoded by the coding sequence ATGCCCTGCCACATCCCCGCTGACCAGATCGCCAGAGCCATAGAATTCCACGGCCACGAATGCCCGGGCCTGCACATCGGCATCCGCGCCGCCGAGCTGGCCCTGCGCGATTTGGGTCACACCCGCGACATCGACCTCGTGGCCGTGTGCGAGACCGACATGTGCGGCGTTGACGCCATCCAGGTGCTGACTGGCTGCACCTATGGCAAGGGCAATCTCATCCACCGCGACCTGGGCAAAATGGCCTTTGCCTTCTACGACCGGGGACGCGGCACAGGCCTGCGCGCCCTGCTCGACACCGGGGCGCGTGGCGGCATGGACGACGAGATGGGCGAACTCATGGCCAAGAGCCACACTGGCGCGGCCACGGATGCGGACAAGGCCCGGCTGGCCGAGCTGCGCACCCTGCTTCAGGAGCGGTTCATGGTCCTGCCCCTGGAGGAGATGTTTCACATCACCCCCCTGACCCTGAGTGCGCCCCGGCCCGCCCGAATCCTGACCAGCCACGCCTGCGAGCAGTGCGGGGAGATGACCATGGAGTCGCGCACCCGGCGGCTCGGCGGCCAGACCCTGTGCATCCCCTGCTTTGCCGCCCAGGACCAGAAAATCTGA
- a CDS encoding ABC transporter ATP-binding protein, which translates to MILDIHGLGFTYNSHPVLDDVEFSLAGGELLAILGPNGVGKTTLLKCINAIHRPMRGAVMVEGRDVLGMRPSEIALSVGYVAQRNEPARLTVFDAVLMGRKPHIRWRVSKHDLEIVESALRRLHLDALAMRHIDQLSGGELQKVAIARALVQEPRLLLLDEPTSSLDLRSQVDILTMVRRVVDEHRIGAIMTMHDLNTALRYADKVLFLKDGAIHSRGLARDVTPEVIEEVYGVAVHIHHVHGHPLIVPAHDHSHATTEHHHALPHPR; encoded by the coding sequence ATGATCCTCGACATCCACGGCCTCGGCTTCACCTACAACAGCCACCCGGTCCTCGACGATGTGGAGTTCTCCCTTGCGGGCGGCGAGCTGCTGGCCATCCTCGGCCCCAACGGCGTGGGCAAGACCACCCTGCTCAAATGCATCAACGCCATCCACCGGCCCATGCGCGGCGCGGTCATGGTCGAGGGGCGCGACGTGCTGGGCATGCGTCCGAGTGAGATAGCCTTGAGCGTGGGCTATGTGGCCCAACGCAACGAACCGGCCCGGCTGACCGTGTTCGACGCCGTGCTCATGGGCCGCAAGCCGCACATCCGCTGGCGGGTGAGCAAGCATGACCTGGAGATAGTGGAATCCGCCCTGCGCCGGCTGCATCTCGATGCCCTGGCCATGCGCCACATCGACCAACTCAGCGGCGGCGAACTGCAAAAGGTGGCTATCGCCAGGGCTCTGGTCCAGGAGCCCCGCCTGCTTCTGCTCGACGAGCCCACCAGTTCGCTCGATCTCAGGAGCCAGGTGGACATCCTGACCATGGTCCGCCGGGTGGTGGACGAGCACCGCATCGGGGCCATCATGACCATGCATGACCTGAACACCGCCCTGCGCTACGCGGACAAGGTCCTGTTTCTCAAGGACGGGGCCATCCACTCGCGCGGACTCGCCCGCGATGTCACCCCCGAGGTGATCGAGGAGGTGTACGGCGTGGCCGTCCACATCCACCATGTCCACGGCCACCCGCTCATTGTCCCGGCTCATGACCACTCACACGCAACAACGGAGCACCACCATGCCCTGCCACATCCCCGCTGA
- a CDS encoding FecCD family ABC transporter permease gives MHFSDGQVPAEYRRYIGWKSALVVSSGVLLVAALITGISVGAAGIPLADVARSLAGLEVPRRIDAIVWNIRLPQALTAIMSGAGLAVSGTVMQSILRNPLGSPFTLGISHAAAFGAALSVMFLGGGVMTSTHADAVNITNPYITTGAAFAFSLLGAGVIIMVSRLRGATPEVMVLTGVALGALFTAGTMFLQYFADDVQLAAMVFWTFGDTARASWSELGVITAVTLACSGYFLCNGWNYNAIDAGDETARGLGVRVERLRIIGMLLASLVTAVIIAFLGIIGFVGLVVPHMARRIIGSDHRFLLPASVLGGGLLLLVSDTAARLILAPHLLPVSVLTAFMGAPIFIWLIIRGQRK, from the coding sequence ATGCACTTCTCGGACGGTCAGGTTCCTGCCGAATACCGGCGGTATATCGGCTGGAAGAGCGCGCTCGTGGTCTCAAGCGGGGTGCTGCTCGTCGCCGCGCTGATCACGGGCATCTCGGTCGGCGCGGCAGGCATCCCCTTGGCCGACGTGGCCCGGAGCCTCGCGGGGCTTGAAGTGCCCCGGCGCATCGACGCCATTGTCTGGAACATCCGGCTGCCCCAGGCCCTGACCGCCATCATGTCCGGGGCCGGGCTGGCCGTGTCCGGGACGGTCATGCAGTCCATCCTGCGCAACCCGCTCGGCTCGCCCTTCACCCTGGGCATCTCCCACGCGGCGGCCTTTGGCGCAGCCCTGTCGGTCATGTTCCTGGGCGGCGGGGTCATGACCTCCACCCACGCCGACGCCGTGAACATCACCAATCCCTATATCACCACCGGCGCGGCCTTTGCCTTCAGCCTGCTCGGCGCGGGGGTGATCATCATGGTCTCCCGGCTGCGCGGGGCCACCCCGGAGGTCATGGTCCTGACCGGCGTGGCCCTGGGCGCGCTCTTCACCGCCGGGACCATGTTCCTGCAATACTTTGCCGACGACGTGCAGTTGGCGGCCATGGTCTTCTGGACCTTTGGCGACACGGCGCGCGCCTCCTGGTCCGAGCTTGGGGTGATCACCGCCGTGACCCTGGCCTGCTCCGGCTATTTTCTCTGCAACGGCTGGAACTACAACGCCATCGACGCGGGCGACGAGACCGCGCGCGGCCTTGGGGTGCGCGTGGAACGGCTGCGGATCATCGGCATGCTCCTGGCCTCGTTGGTCACAGCGGTGATCATCGCCTTTCTCGGCATCATCGGATTTGTCGGGCTGGTGGTGCCGCACATGGCGCGCAGGATCATCGGCTCGGATCACCGCTTCCTGCTGCCAGCGTCCGTCCTGGGCGGGGGACTGCTCCTGCTGGTGTCCGACACCGCGGCCCGGCTCATCCTCGCACCGCATCTGCTGCCCGTCTCGGTGCTGACCGCCTTCATGGGCGCGCCGATCTTCATCTGGCTCATCATCAGGGGGCAGCGCAAATGA
- a CDS encoding iron ABC transporter substrate-binding protein — MRAFQLLFTVLAAALIILSTSPAQAESRTITDSFGREVVIATRVTKVICSGPGCLRLLTYLQAQNLAVAVDDIEARRRSFDARPYAMANPQFKTLPVFGEFRGHDNPELILSLDPQPQVIFKTSPTRGHDPVELQSKTGIPVVTLDYGTLGKQRPALYQSLRIMGEVLGRQERAEAVIAFMEHQITDLKKRTADIAEQDRPAAYVGGVAMSGPHGFQSTEPGYPPFAFLGVRNLAYREGLTGKDMAYANVAKEMIVQWNPQYLFLDLSTLQLGDSAGGLYELRTDPAYRTLSAVREGRVYGLLPYNWYSQNFASILADAFYIGKLIYPDRFQDVDPRAKADELYAFLVGKPLFDDMNRMFGNFAFTQVPVN, encoded by the coding sequence ATGCGCGCGTTTCAACTCTTGTTCACAGTCCTGGCAGCAGCCCTGATCATCCTGTCCACCTCCCCGGCGCAGGCCGAGAGCCGCACGATCACCGACTCGTTCGGCCGCGAAGTGGTCATTGCGACCAGGGTCACCAAGGTCATCTGCTCCGGGCCGGGCTGCCTGCGGCTGCTCACCTACCTGCAGGCCCAGAACCTGGCCGTGGCCGTGGACGACATCGAGGCGCGCAGGCGCAGCTTCGACGCCCGGCCCTATGCCATGGCCAACCCGCAGTTCAAGACCCTGCCGGTCTTCGGCGAATTCCGGGGCCACGACAATCCAGAGCTGATCCTCTCCCTTGATCCGCAGCCTCAGGTGATCTTCAAGACCTCTCCCACCAGGGGCCACGATCCGGTGGAGCTGCAAAGCAAGACCGGCATCCCGGTGGTGACGCTCGACTATGGCACGCTGGGCAAGCAGCGTCCGGCCCTGTACCAGTCCCTGCGCATCATGGGCGAGGTGCTTGGCAGGCAGGAGCGGGCCGAGGCGGTCATCGCCTTCATGGAGCATCAGATCACCGACCTCAAGAAACGCACGGCGGACATTGCCGAGCAGGACCGCCCGGCGGCGTATGTCGGCGGCGTGGCCATGTCCGGCCCGCACGGGTTCCAATCCACCGAGCCGGGCTATCCCCCCTTCGCCTTTCTGGGCGTGCGCAATCTCGCCTACCGCGAGGGGCTGACCGGCAAGGACATGGCCTACGCCAATGTGGCCAAGGAAATGATCGTCCAGTGGAACCCGCAGTACCTCTTCCTCGATCTCTCCACCCTGCAACTGGGCGACAGCGCGGGGGGCTTGTACGAACTGCGCACCGATCCCGCGTACCGCACCCTCTCTGCCGTGCGCGAGGGGAGGGTCTACGGCCTGCTGCCCTACAACTGGTACAGCCAGAACTTCGCGTCCATCCTGGCCGACGCCTTTTACATCGGCAAGCTCATCTACCCGGACCGCTTTCAGGACGTGGACCCCAGAGCCAAGGCGGACGAACTCTACGCCTTCCTGGTGGGCAAGCCCCTGTTCGACGACATGAACCGCATGTTCGGCAACTTCGCCTTCACCCAGGTGCCGGTGAACTGA